One Caretta caretta isolate rCarCar2 chromosome 6, rCarCar1.hap1, whole genome shotgun sequence genomic region harbors:
- the SH2B1 gene encoding SH2B adapter protein 1 isoform X2 — translation MNGSVAPPGVVEAAAPLPSPGWRDFCEAHARAAALDFARRFRAFLSENPQFAAPGAEAAFSRRFAEHFVEHFEAEVSRACAGDSPPRCDIAPFTGAHHCPGGASSSSTRDLSETCSDSSVASPVEPQPGLASGLSSSQSRSSEDVSASAATASTKPKLKKRFSLRNVSRSVRGSMRGILQWKSSAESPTEEEAGGANTNSNSSGGGAADSLPTERWTHKFERLRLSKAPAPKVELSSVRREGLLNYIVADDSGGGGGSRARWQKCRLLLRKAGKGEGEGYLLEFYIPPKSTKARVSILCSAVTDVRTTTPLEMPDKENTFVLKMENSLEYILETVDSLQMRSWLADIQDCMSLGENADSTDLPCLNHSESMPSRELPMVPSESSEQLSQGAYGGLSERPSASISPSSVSIAASHFNSMELLPPELPPRVPIDEAAERLQGPYPPGLLHTPFPDTPDATGSFLFQGEPDPGGGDPEHPLSEYPWFHGTLSRLKAAQLVLAGGPSSHGVFLVRQSETRRGEYVLTFNFQGKAKHLRLSLNEDGQCRVQHLWFQTIFDMLEHFRVHPIPLESGGSSDVTLVSYVVASRRLHGRDRAGSRAAACEPTQRSPDSPGLVSIGANDCLSTLELQSWGRSLVLYKYSGTLGWFWNQINSLSNWGSSCSLTPHPRK, via the exons ATGAACGGCAGCGTGGCGCCACCGGGGGTGGTGGAGGCGGCGGCACCGCTGCCCTCGCCCGGCTGGCGGGATTTCTGCGAGGCCCATGCCCGGGCAGCCGCCTTGGACTTTGCACGGCGCTTCCGCGCCTTCCTGAGCGAGAACCCCCAGTTTGCAGCACCGGGGGCCGAGGCTGCCTTCTCCCGCCGCTTCGCGGAGCACTTCGTGGAGCACTTTGAGGCCGAGGTGAGCCGGGCCTGTGCCGGCGACTCACCCCCCCGCTGCGACATCGCTCCCTTCACTGGAGCCCACCATTGCCCTGGGGgcgcttcctcctcctccacccgtGACCTCTCAGAGACCTGCAGCGACTCCTCGGTGGCCTCTCCAGTGGAGCCGCAGCCCGGCCTGGCCTCGGGGCTGTCCAGCAGCCAGTCTCGTAGCTCCGAGGACGTCTCCGCCTCTGCCGCGACTGCCAGCACAAAGCCTAAGCTCAAAAAGCGTTTCTCCCTGCGCAACGTCAGCCGCAGCGTGCGGGGCAGCATGCGAGGCATTCTGCAATGGAAGAGCTCAGCTGAGTCCCCCACTGAGGAGGAGGCTGGCGGGGCCAACACCAATTCCAACTcctcagggggtggggcagcggACTCCTTGCCCACCGAGCGCTGGACACACAAGTTTGAGAGGCTGCGGCTCAGCAAGGCGCCTGCCCCCAAAGTGGAACTGTCCAGTGTGCGCCGGGAGGGGCTGCTCAATTATATTGTGGCCGATGACAGCGGAGGGGGGGGTGGCAGCCGGGCCCGATGGCAGAAATGCCGGCTGCTGCTGCGGAAGGCAGGCAAGGGAGAGGGCGAGGGCTACCTGCTGGAGTTCTACATCCCCCCCAAG TCCACCAAGGCCCGGGTCAGCATCCTCTGCTCAGCTGTGACAGACGTGCGCACCACCACACCGCTGGAGATGCCTGACAAGGAAAACACCTTTGTCTTAAAG ATGGAGAACTCTCTTGAGTACATCCTGGAGACGGTCGATTCGCTGCAGATGAGGTCGTGGCTGGCCGACATCCAGGACTGCATGAGCCTGGG GGAGAACGCGGACAGCACGGACCTGCCCTGTCTCAACCACTCGGAGAGCATGCCGAGTCGGGAGCTGCCCATGGTGCCCAGTGAGAGCAGCGAGCAGCTCTCCCAGG GTGCATATGGGGGTCTGTCTGAGCGCCCCTCAGCTTCCATCTCCCCCAGCTCTGTCTCCATCGCTGCTTCCCACTTCAACTCCATGGAGCTGCTGCCTCCCGAGCTGCCCCCCCGGGTCCCCATCGATGAGGCAGCTGAGCGGCTGCAGGGTCCCTACCCCCCTGGCCTGCTGCACACGCCCTTCCCCGACACTCCCGACGCCACAG GCTCGTTCCTGTTCCAGGGGGAGCCGGACCCCGGGGGAGGCGACCCAGAGCATCCCCTCTCCGAGTACCCCTGGTTCCATGGCACCTTGTCCCGGCTGAAGGCTGCCCAGCTGGTCCTGGCTGGCGGCCCCAGCAGCCATGGTGTCTTCCTGGTGCGGCAGAGTGAGACCCGGCGGGGGGAGTACGTGCTGACCTTCAACTTCCAGGGCAAGGCCAAG caccTGCGCCTGTCACTGAACGAGGACGGGCAGTGCCGCGTGCAGCACCTCTGGTTCCAGACCATCTTCGACATGCTGGAGCACTTCCGAGTGCACCCCATCCCTCTGGAGTCGGGCGGCTCCAGTGACGTCACCCTGGTCAGCTACGTGGTGGCCTCACGGCGGCTGCATG GCAGGGACAGGGCGGGCAGCCGAGCCGCCGCCTGTGAGCCGACCCAGCGCAGCCCTGACTCGCCCGGCCTCGTCTCCATCGGCGCGAATGACTGTTT GAGCACCCTCGAGCTGCAGTCCTGGGGCAGGAgcctggtgctgtacaaatacagcgGTACGTTGGGTTGGTTTTGGAACCAAATAAACAGTTTGAGCAACTGGGGAAGCTCCTGCTCACTCACCCCACACCCACGCAAGTGA
- the SH2B1 gene encoding SH2B adapter protein 1 isoform X1, whose translation MNGSVAPPGVVEAAAPLPSPGWRDFCEAHARAAALDFARRFRAFLSENPQFAAPGAEAAFSRRFAEHFVEHFEAEVSRACAGDSPPRCDIAPFTGAHHCPGGASSSSTRDLSETCSDSSVASPVEPQPGLASGLSSSQSRSSEDVSASAATASTKPKLKKRFSLRNVSRSVRGSMRGILQWKSSAESPTEEEAGGANTNSNSSGGGAADSLPTERWTHKFERLRLSKAPAPKVELSSVRREGLLNYIVADDSGGGGGSRARWQKCRLLLRKAGKGEGEGYLLEFYIPPKSTKARVSILCSAVTDVRTTTPLEMPDKENTFVLKMENSLEYILETVDSLQMRSWLADIQDCMSLGENADSTDLPCLNHSESMPSRELPMVPSESSEQLSQGAYGGLSERPSASISPSSVSIAASHFNSMELLPPELPPRVPIDEAAERLQGPYPPGLLHTPFPDTPDATGSFLFQGEPDPGGGDPEHPLSEYPWFHGTLSRLKAAQLVLAGGPSSHGVFLVRQSETRRGEYVLTFNFQGKAKHLRLSLNEDGQCRVQHLWFQTIFDMLEHFRVHPIPLESGGSSDVTLVSYVVASRRLHEPSTSHSLPPQPPSWHAAPEGGPLQPPWLIPEAPAPGNPSLPQEEEEGGSTGDLEDGATGRLLQLQAEEPEGDTGHARAINNQYSFV comes from the exons ATGAACGGCAGCGTGGCGCCACCGGGGGTGGTGGAGGCGGCGGCACCGCTGCCCTCGCCCGGCTGGCGGGATTTCTGCGAGGCCCATGCCCGGGCAGCCGCCTTGGACTTTGCACGGCGCTTCCGCGCCTTCCTGAGCGAGAACCCCCAGTTTGCAGCACCGGGGGCCGAGGCTGCCTTCTCCCGCCGCTTCGCGGAGCACTTCGTGGAGCACTTTGAGGCCGAGGTGAGCCGGGCCTGTGCCGGCGACTCACCCCCCCGCTGCGACATCGCTCCCTTCACTGGAGCCCACCATTGCCCTGGGGgcgcttcctcctcctccacccgtGACCTCTCAGAGACCTGCAGCGACTCCTCGGTGGCCTCTCCAGTGGAGCCGCAGCCCGGCCTGGCCTCGGGGCTGTCCAGCAGCCAGTCTCGTAGCTCCGAGGACGTCTCCGCCTCTGCCGCGACTGCCAGCACAAAGCCTAAGCTCAAAAAGCGTTTCTCCCTGCGCAACGTCAGCCGCAGCGTGCGGGGCAGCATGCGAGGCATTCTGCAATGGAAGAGCTCAGCTGAGTCCCCCACTGAGGAGGAGGCTGGCGGGGCCAACACCAATTCCAACTcctcagggggtggggcagcggACTCCTTGCCCACCGAGCGCTGGACACACAAGTTTGAGAGGCTGCGGCTCAGCAAGGCGCCTGCCCCCAAAGTGGAACTGTCCAGTGTGCGCCGGGAGGGGCTGCTCAATTATATTGTGGCCGATGACAGCGGAGGGGGGGGTGGCAGCCGGGCCCGATGGCAGAAATGCCGGCTGCTGCTGCGGAAGGCAGGCAAGGGAGAGGGCGAGGGCTACCTGCTGGAGTTCTACATCCCCCCCAAG TCCACCAAGGCCCGGGTCAGCATCCTCTGCTCAGCTGTGACAGACGTGCGCACCACCACACCGCTGGAGATGCCTGACAAGGAAAACACCTTTGTCTTAAAG ATGGAGAACTCTCTTGAGTACATCCTGGAGACGGTCGATTCGCTGCAGATGAGGTCGTGGCTGGCCGACATCCAGGACTGCATGAGCCTGGG GGAGAACGCGGACAGCACGGACCTGCCCTGTCTCAACCACTCGGAGAGCATGCCGAGTCGGGAGCTGCCCATGGTGCCCAGTGAGAGCAGCGAGCAGCTCTCCCAGG GTGCATATGGGGGTCTGTCTGAGCGCCCCTCAGCTTCCATCTCCCCCAGCTCTGTCTCCATCGCTGCTTCCCACTTCAACTCCATGGAGCTGCTGCCTCCCGAGCTGCCCCCCCGGGTCCCCATCGATGAGGCAGCTGAGCGGCTGCAGGGTCCCTACCCCCCTGGCCTGCTGCACACGCCCTTCCCCGACACTCCCGACGCCACAG GCTCGTTCCTGTTCCAGGGGGAGCCGGACCCCGGGGGAGGCGACCCAGAGCATCCCCTCTCCGAGTACCCCTGGTTCCATGGCACCTTGTCCCGGCTGAAGGCTGCCCAGCTGGTCCTGGCTGGCGGCCCCAGCAGCCATGGTGTCTTCCTGGTGCGGCAGAGTGAGACCCGGCGGGGGGAGTACGTGCTGACCTTCAACTTCCAGGGCAAGGCCAAG caccTGCGCCTGTCACTGAACGAGGACGGGCAGTGCCGCGTGCAGCACCTCTGGTTCCAGACCATCTTCGACATGCTGGAGCACTTCCGAGTGCACCCCATCCCTCTGGAGTCGGGCGGCTCCAGTGACGTCACCCTGGTCAGCTACGTGGTGGCCTCACGGCGGCTGCATG AGCCGAGCACCTCCCATagcctgcccccccaacccccatcctggCACGCAGCTCCAGAGGGggggcccctgcagcccccctggcTCATCCCCGAAGCCCCAGCCCCCGGCAACCCCTCCCTGccgcaggaggaagaggaagggggcAGCACAGGGGACCTGGAAGATGGGGCCACAGGGAggctcctgcagctccaggctgaggagccagagggagacaCGGGGCATGCCCGGGCCATCAACAACCAGTACTCCTTTGTCTGA
- the SH2B1 gene encoding SH2B adapter protein 1 isoform X3, with amino-acid sequence MNGSVAPPGVVEAAAPLPSPGWRDFCEAHARAAALDFARRFRAFLSENPQFAAPGAEAAFSRRFAEHFVEHFEAEVSRACAGDSPPRCDIAPFTGAHHCPGGASSSSTRDLSETCSDSSVASPVEPQPGLASGLSSSQSRSSEDVSASAATASTKPKLKKRFSLRNVSRSVRGSMRGILQWKSSAESPTEEEAGGANTNSNSSGGGAADSLPTERWTHKFERLRLSKAPAPKVELSSVRREGLLNYIVADDSGGGGGSRARWQKCRLLLRKAGKGEGEGYLLEFYIPPKSTKARVSILCSAVTDVRTTTPLEMPDKENTFVLKMENSLEYILETVDSLQMRSWLADIQDCMSLGENADSTDLPCLNHSESMPSRELPMVPSESSEQLSQGAYGGLSERPSASISPSSVSIAASHFNSMELLPPELPPRVPIDEAAERLQGPYPPGLLHTPFPDTPDATGSFLFQGEPDPGGGDPEHPLSEYPWFHGTLSRLKAAQLVLAGGPSSHGVFLVRQSETRRGEYVLTFNFQGKAKHLRLSLNEDGQCRVQHLWFQTIFDMLEHFRVHPIPLESGGSSDVTLVSYVVASRRLHGRDRAGSRAAACEPTQRSPDSPGLVSIGANDCLAEHLP; translated from the exons ATGAACGGCAGCGTGGCGCCACCGGGGGTGGTGGAGGCGGCGGCACCGCTGCCCTCGCCCGGCTGGCGGGATTTCTGCGAGGCCCATGCCCGGGCAGCCGCCTTGGACTTTGCACGGCGCTTCCGCGCCTTCCTGAGCGAGAACCCCCAGTTTGCAGCACCGGGGGCCGAGGCTGCCTTCTCCCGCCGCTTCGCGGAGCACTTCGTGGAGCACTTTGAGGCCGAGGTGAGCCGGGCCTGTGCCGGCGACTCACCCCCCCGCTGCGACATCGCTCCCTTCACTGGAGCCCACCATTGCCCTGGGGgcgcttcctcctcctccacccgtGACCTCTCAGAGACCTGCAGCGACTCCTCGGTGGCCTCTCCAGTGGAGCCGCAGCCCGGCCTGGCCTCGGGGCTGTCCAGCAGCCAGTCTCGTAGCTCCGAGGACGTCTCCGCCTCTGCCGCGACTGCCAGCACAAAGCCTAAGCTCAAAAAGCGTTTCTCCCTGCGCAACGTCAGCCGCAGCGTGCGGGGCAGCATGCGAGGCATTCTGCAATGGAAGAGCTCAGCTGAGTCCCCCACTGAGGAGGAGGCTGGCGGGGCCAACACCAATTCCAACTcctcagggggtggggcagcggACTCCTTGCCCACCGAGCGCTGGACACACAAGTTTGAGAGGCTGCGGCTCAGCAAGGCGCCTGCCCCCAAAGTGGAACTGTCCAGTGTGCGCCGGGAGGGGCTGCTCAATTATATTGTGGCCGATGACAGCGGAGGGGGGGGTGGCAGCCGGGCCCGATGGCAGAAATGCCGGCTGCTGCTGCGGAAGGCAGGCAAGGGAGAGGGCGAGGGCTACCTGCTGGAGTTCTACATCCCCCCCAAG TCCACCAAGGCCCGGGTCAGCATCCTCTGCTCAGCTGTGACAGACGTGCGCACCACCACACCGCTGGAGATGCCTGACAAGGAAAACACCTTTGTCTTAAAG ATGGAGAACTCTCTTGAGTACATCCTGGAGACGGTCGATTCGCTGCAGATGAGGTCGTGGCTGGCCGACATCCAGGACTGCATGAGCCTGGG GGAGAACGCGGACAGCACGGACCTGCCCTGTCTCAACCACTCGGAGAGCATGCCGAGTCGGGAGCTGCCCATGGTGCCCAGTGAGAGCAGCGAGCAGCTCTCCCAGG GTGCATATGGGGGTCTGTCTGAGCGCCCCTCAGCTTCCATCTCCCCCAGCTCTGTCTCCATCGCTGCTTCCCACTTCAACTCCATGGAGCTGCTGCCTCCCGAGCTGCCCCCCCGGGTCCCCATCGATGAGGCAGCTGAGCGGCTGCAGGGTCCCTACCCCCCTGGCCTGCTGCACACGCCCTTCCCCGACACTCCCGACGCCACAG GCTCGTTCCTGTTCCAGGGGGAGCCGGACCCCGGGGGAGGCGACCCAGAGCATCCCCTCTCCGAGTACCCCTGGTTCCATGGCACCTTGTCCCGGCTGAAGGCTGCCCAGCTGGTCCTGGCTGGCGGCCCCAGCAGCCATGGTGTCTTCCTGGTGCGGCAGAGTGAGACCCGGCGGGGGGAGTACGTGCTGACCTTCAACTTCCAGGGCAAGGCCAAG caccTGCGCCTGTCACTGAACGAGGACGGGCAGTGCCGCGTGCAGCACCTCTGGTTCCAGACCATCTTCGACATGCTGGAGCACTTCCGAGTGCACCCCATCCCTCTGGAGTCGGGCGGCTCCAGTGACGTCACCCTGGTCAGCTACGTGGTGGCCTCACGGCGGCTGCATG GCAGGGACAGGGCGGGCAGCCGAGCCGCCGCCTGTGAGCCGACCCAGCGCAGCCCTGACTCGCCCGGCCTCGTCTCCATCGGCGCGAATGACTGTTT AGCCGAGCACCTCCCATag